The Penaeus chinensis breed Huanghai No. 1 chromosome 36, ASM1920278v2, whole genome shotgun sequence genome includes a region encoding these proteins:
- the LOC125044584 gene encoding eukaryotic peptide chain release factor subunit 1 isoform X1: protein MATQGYSQDESSADRNVEIWKIKKLIKSLEMARGNGTSMISLIIPPKDQIARVSKMLADEFGTASNIKSRVNRLSVLSAITSVQQRLKLYTKVPPNGLVIYCGTIVTEEGKEKKVNIDFEPFKPINTSLYLCDNKFHTEALSALLADDNKFGFIVMDGNGALFGTLQGNTREVLHKFTVDLPKKHGRGGQSALRFARLRMEKRHNYVRKVAETAVQLFISNDKPNIAGLVLAGSADFKTELSQSDMFDPRLQSKVIKLVDVSYGGENGFNQAIELAAESLANVKFIQEKKLIGKYFEEISQDTGKYCFGVDDTLKALECGAVEILICWENLEIVRYILKNHQTGEETIMHLTPEQEKDKTHFTDKATGVELELVDSMPLLEWLANNYKSFGSTLEIITDRSQEGSQYVRGFGGIGGILRYKVDLQCLEDLEELGDLDLDIDDYI, encoded by the exons ATGGCCACCCAGGGTTACAGTCAGGATGAGTCCAGTGCGGACCGAAATGTTGAGATCTGGAAGATCAAGAAACTAATCAAGAGTCTGGAAATGGCCAGGGG GAATGGCACTTCTATGATTTCCTTAATCATCCCCCCAAAGGATCAGATTGCCCGAGTAAGCAAGATGTTGGCAGATGAATTTGGTACAGCGTCCAACATCAAATCTCGAGTAAACAGACTATCAGTCTTGTCCGCTATCACATCTGTACAGCAGAGGCTCAAACTCTACACTAAAG TTCCGCCCAATGGCCTGGTGATTTACTGCGGTACCATTGtcacagaggaaggaaaggagaaaaaagtcaACATAGATTTTGAACCTTTTAAACCAATCAACACATCTTTGTACCTATGTGACAATAAG tTCCACACAGAGGCTCTTTCTGCATTGTTGGCAGATGACAACAAATTTGGCTTCATTGTTATGGATGGAAACGGAGCACTTTTCGGCACATTGCAAGGCAACACGCGAGAGGTTCTACACAAATTCACTGTTGATCTGCCGAAGAAACACG GTCGTGGTGGTCAGTCTGCACTACGTTTTGCACGTTTACGAATGGAAAAGCGGCACAATTACGTGAGAAAG GTGGCAGAGACTGCAGTGCAACTCTTCATCTCCAACGACAAGCCCAATATTGCAGGGTTGGTATTAGCGGGTTCTGCAGATTTCAAGACTGAACTCTCACAGTCAGATATGTTTGATCCG AGGTTACAATCCAAGGTGATAAAGTTGGTAGATGTTTCATATGGAGGAGAGAATGGTTTCAACCAGGCCATTGAACTAGCAGCAGAATCCCTGGCAAATGTCAAGTTTATCCAGGAAAAGAAACTTATTG gCAAGTACTTTGAAGAAATCAGTCAAGACACTGGCAAATACTGTTTTGGTGTAGATGATACACTTAAAGCTTTGGAATGTGGAGCAGTCGAGATCCTTATTTGCTGGGAAAATCTTGAGATTGTTAG ATATATCCTGAAGAACCATCAAACAGGTGAGGAAACCATTATGCATCTTACGCCTGAACAGGAGAAAGACAAGACCCACTTCACCGACAAAGCC ACTGGGGTAGAACTTGAGTTAGTGGACTCTATGCCATTGCTAGAGTGGCTTGCCAACAACTACAAGAGCTTTGGATCCACCTTGGAAATCATCACAGACCGATCACAAGAAGGATCGCAGTATGTACGAGGTTTTGGTGGCATAGGAG GCATCCTCCGCTACAAGGTGGACCTCCAATGTCTCGAGGACTTGGAAGAGTTGGGAGATCTGGACCTTGATATTGATGATTACATCTAA
- the LOC125044584 gene encoding eukaryotic peptide chain release factor subunit 1 isoform X2 → MATQGYSQDESSADRNVEIWKIKKLIKSLEMARGNGTSMISLIIPPKDQIARVSKMLADEFGTASNIKSRVNRLSVLSAITSVQQRLKLYTKVPPNGLVIYCGTIVTEEGKEKKVNIDFEPFKPINTSLYLCDNKFHTEALSALLADDNKFGFIVMDGNGALFGTLQGNTREVLHKFTVDLPKKHGRGGQSALRFARLRMEKRHNYVRKVAETAVQLFISNDKPNIAGLVLAGSADFKTELSQSDMFDPRLQSKVIKLVDVSYGGENGFNQAIELAAESLANVKFIQEKKLIGKYFEEISQDTGKYCFGVDDTLKALECGAVEILICWENLEIVRYILKNHQTGEETIMHLTPEQEKDKTHFTDKATGVELELVDSMPLLEWLANNYKSFGSTLEIITDRSQEGSQYVRGFGGIGGILRYKVDLQQLADLEEDFNDIDLDDYM, encoded by the exons ATGGCCACCCAGGGTTACAGTCAGGATGAGTCCAGTGCGGACCGAAATGTTGAGATCTGGAAGATCAAGAAACTAATCAAGAGTCTGGAAATGGCCAGGGG GAATGGCACTTCTATGATTTCCTTAATCATCCCCCCAAAGGATCAGATTGCCCGAGTAAGCAAGATGTTGGCAGATGAATTTGGTACAGCGTCCAACATCAAATCTCGAGTAAACAGACTATCAGTCTTGTCCGCTATCACATCTGTACAGCAGAGGCTCAAACTCTACACTAAAG TTCCGCCCAATGGCCTGGTGATTTACTGCGGTACCATTGtcacagaggaaggaaaggagaaaaaagtcaACATAGATTTTGAACCTTTTAAACCAATCAACACATCTTTGTACCTATGTGACAATAAG tTCCACACAGAGGCTCTTTCTGCATTGTTGGCAGATGACAACAAATTTGGCTTCATTGTTATGGATGGAAACGGAGCACTTTTCGGCACATTGCAAGGCAACACGCGAGAGGTTCTACACAAATTCACTGTTGATCTGCCGAAGAAACACG GTCGTGGTGGTCAGTCTGCACTACGTTTTGCACGTTTACGAATGGAAAAGCGGCACAATTACGTGAGAAAG GTGGCAGAGACTGCAGTGCAACTCTTCATCTCCAACGACAAGCCCAATATTGCAGGGTTGGTATTAGCGGGTTCTGCAGATTTCAAGACTGAACTCTCACAGTCAGATATGTTTGATCCG AGGTTACAATCCAAGGTGATAAAGTTGGTAGATGTTTCATATGGAGGAGAGAATGGTTTCAACCAGGCCATTGAACTAGCAGCAGAATCCCTGGCAAATGTCAAGTTTATCCAGGAAAAGAAACTTATTG gCAAGTACTTTGAAGAAATCAGTCAAGACACTGGCAAATACTGTTTTGGTGTAGATGATACACTTAAAGCTTTGGAATGTGGAGCAGTCGAGATCCTTATTTGCTGGGAAAATCTTGAGATTGTTAG ATATATCCTGAAGAACCATCAAACAGGTGAGGAAACCATTATGCATCTTACGCCTGAACAGGAGAAAGACAAGACCCACTTCACCGACAAAGCC ACTGGGGTAGAACTTGAGTTAGTGGACTCTATGCCATTGCTAGAGTGGCTTGCCAACAACTACAAGAGCTTTGGATCCACCTTGGAAATCATCACAGACCGATCACAAGAAGGATCGCAGTATGTACGAGGTTTTGGTGGCATAGGAG ggATCTTACGTTACAAGGTTGACTTGCAGCAGCTAGCAGACCTGGAAGAAGACTTCAATGACATTGACCTGGATGACTACATGTAA